The following are encoded together in the Conger conger chromosome 11, fConCon1.1, whole genome shotgun sequence genome:
- the zer1 gene encoding protein zer-1 homolog → MAAKAGDNPESLMALSTVYCLRNLRRTMCCLGDKNRLRLNPDIFLPSEICDKLVSAYMELVHTDSNFEMPESFFLLFSDPYSTRLTRVQLREDSVQDRDLEAIAKQDLIELHLTNCSSLSARSLKALYNFRQTLVSLSLFGCSNIFLKRGGAPLACDDEDRPSSQMLDTDFSFQGFNRLRLLNLGNLTDEVDVEALLKPLPSLTSLDLSCVRLPKMTFLSQWKERLASLVLYNVDLSEEHIHTVVQMACVRHLDISRESRRSSKFKMTQKILTAIVQSLVNLVSLDISGHVMLDNCAVPYFEEAMGRPSTEPSKSSIYPFQELKRPLQFLGLYDTTLCNLTHIPAYKVTGAKNEDQILNAIEAYTEFRPEVAHRAINHLFDIARIQHCSQLLRALQLVISALKLHKYDKSIQVTGSAALFYLTNTEYRTDQSARLRREVIQVVLNGMEHYQEVTVQRNCCLTLCNFSIPEELEFQYYRVNQLLLKILEPARQDESIQRIAVHLCNALVCQVDNDHKEVVGKMGFVTTMLNLIQKKLLDKMCDQVMEFSWSALWNITDETPDNCEMFLNCRGMTLFLECLEEFPDKQELHRNMLGLLGNVAEVRALRPQLLTMQFITVFSELLDSKADGIEVSYNACGVLSHIMFDGPDAWAMDDPKRDAVMDRMWKAIRSWDVNSPRNINYRSFEPILRLLPQSIAPVSQHWATWALYNLVSVYPGKYCPLLIKEGGIALLQKVLELETSDEETKDMARKVMEHCGNFREDPMDTSR, encoded by the exons ATGGCGGCGAAAGCGGGGGACAACCCGGAGTCCCTGATGGCACTGAGTACCGTATACTGTCTTCGGAACCTGAGGAGGACGATGTGCTGCCTTGGAGACAAGAACAGGCTACGTCTGAACCCAGATATATTTTTGCCGAGCGAGATCTGCGATAAGCTTGTCAGCGC ttACATGGAGCTGGTTCACACAGACAGCAACTTTGAAATGCCCGAGAGCTTCTTCTTGCTGTTCTCGGACCCCTACAGCACCCGGCTCACACGGGTGCAGCTGAGGGAAGACAGTGTGCAGGACAGAGACCTAGAGGCTATTGCGAAACAG GACTTGATTGAGCTCCACCTCACAAATTGCAGCAGCCTGTCGGCTCGCAGCCTAAAGGCTCTCTACAACTTCAGGCAAACTCTGGTCTCTCTCAGCCTGTTTGGCTGCAGCAACATCTTCCTCAAGCGCGGTGGGGCCCCGCTGGCATGCGATGACGAAGACCGGCCCTCCAGCCAAATGCTAGATACCGACTTTAGCTTTCAGGGCTTCAACCGGCTACGGCTTCTCAACCTGGGCAACCTGACAGACGAAGTGGATGTGGAGGCCCTGTTGAAGCCCCTCCCTTCACTCACCTCCCTGGACCTCTCCTGTGTCCGCCTGCCCAAAATGACTTTCTTGTCCCAGTGGAAAGAGCGGCTGGCCTCTCTGGTGCTGTACAACGTGGACCTGTCAGAGGAACACATTCACACCGTTGTGCAGATGGCCTGTGTCCG ACACCTGGACATCTCACGCGAGAGCCGACGTAGTTCCAAATTCAAGATGACCCAGAAGATTCTGACCGCGATTGTGCAGAGCTTGGTCAACCTGGTCTCCTTGGACATCTCGGGACATGTCATGCTGGACAACTGTGCGGTTCCATATTTTGAGGAGGCCATGGGACGTCCCAG CACGGAGCCGTCCAAGAGCAGCATATACCCGttccaggagctgaagaggccgCTGCAGTTCTTGGGGCTGTATGACACCACGCTCTGTAACCTGACGCACATTCCGGCATACAAG GTCACAGGAGCCAAGAATGAGGACCAGATCCTGAATGCCATCGAGGCCTACACTGAGTTCCGCCCAGAGGTGGCCCACCGAGCTATCAACCACCTGTTCGACATCGCCAGGATACAGCACTGCAGCCAGCTGCTTCGGGCCCTGCAG cTGGTGATTTCAGCCCTGAAGCTGCACAAGTATGACAAGAGCATCCAGGTGACAGGGAGCGCGGCGTTGTTCTACCTGACCAACACGGAGTACCGCACCGATCAGAGCGCCAGGCTGCGCAGGGAGGTCATCCAGGTGGTCCTGAACGGCATGGAGCACTACCAGGAGGTCACG GTTCAGAGGAACTGCTGCCTGACGCTGTGTAACTTCAGCATCCCGGAGGAGCTGGAGTTCCAGTATTACCGCGTCAACCAGCTGCTGCTGAAGATCCTGGAGCCGGCCCGGCAGGACGAATCCATTCAGCGCATCGCCGTGCACCTCTGCAACGCCCTGGTCTGCCAGGTGGACAACGACCACAAGGAGGTCGTGGGAAAGATGGGCTTTGTCACG ACAATGTTGAACCTCATACAGAAGAAGCTACTGGACAAGATG TGTGACCAGGTGATGGAGTTCTCCTGGAGCGCTCTCTGGAACATCACAGATGAGACGCCCGATAACTGTGAGATGTTCCTCAACTGCAGGGGAATGACACTCTTCCTGGAGTGCCTGGAG GAGTTTCCTGATAAGCAGGAGCTGCACCGAAACATGCTGGGGCTGCTGGGTAATGTGGCAGAGGTGCGGGCTCTGAGGCCGCAGTTGCTGACCATGCAGTTCATCACTGTcttcag TGAACTCCTGGACAGCAAGGCGGACGGCATTGAGGTGTCGTACAACGCCTGCGGTGTGCTGTCCCACATCATGTTCGATGGGCCGGACGCCTGGGCCATGGACGACCCCAAAAGAGATGCTGTGATGGACCGGATGTGGAAGGCCATCCGGAGCTGGGACGTCAACTCTCCCAGGAACATCAACTACAG GTCTTTTGAGCCAATACTACGCTTGCTGCCTCAAAGCATTGCTCCAGTGAGCCAGCACTGGGCCACATGGGCGCTGTATAATCTGGTGTCCGTCTACC cggGTAaatactgccccctactgatcAAAGAAGGAGGAATCGCCCTCCTGCAGAAGGTGCTAGAGCTAGAGACATCAGACGAGGAGACCAAGGATATGGCACG CAAGGTGATGGAGCACTGTGGGAACTTCAGAGAGGATCCCATGGATACTTCAAGGTAA
- the ptgesl gene encoding prostaglandin E synthase 2, protein MAAACTRLLGQIGRHALLTQSCSTGNLTALPPRISRLGGVRAYGTGGTGYRSKLFNSPPLRFGGRTLGCAFLLGGGFGLYQTIKFTFQRQFADQTTDAPEREPALTLYQYKTCPFCSKVRAFLDYSGLPYQIVEVNPVIRQEIKWSKYRKVPILMVDDTVQLNDSSVIISTLKTFLVSKEKTIPQILICYPEMKSTNDRGKEVIEYNNKYWVMLSESEGDQLYQEKGSRKEEMKWRQWADDWLVHLISPNVYRTPSESLASFDYIVREGKFGTFEGFFAKYVGALAMFLISKRLKRRHNLQDDVRQDLYTAVNDWVSAIGKTRKFMGGEQPNLADLAVFGVLRVMEGLQSFDDMMENTKVKYWYRRMERAVQHKGQN, encoded by the exons ATGGCAGCAGCCTGTACAAGATTGCTGGGTCAGATCGGGCGGCATGCTCTCCTGACACAGAGCTGTAGCACCGGGAACTTGACAGCACTCCCACCTCGAATCTCTCGGCTGGGGGGCGTAAGGGCTTACGGAACCGGTGGCACGGGGTATAGGAGTAAACTGTTTAATTCTCCCCCACTAAGATTCGGGGGGCGAACCCTGGGATGTGCTTTCTTGTTGGGAGGTGGATTCGGCTTGTACCAGACGATAAAATTCACTTTTCAGCGTCAGTTCGCAGACCAAACGACAGAC GCACCCGAGAGAGAGCCTGCATTGACCCTGTATCAATACAAGACCTGTCCATTCTGCAGTAAGGTGCGAGCCTTTCTCGACTACAGTGGACTTCCTTATCAAATTGTGGAGGTCAACCCTGTCATCCGTCAGGAGATCAAGTGGTCAAAGTATAGGAAAGTGCCCATCCTGATGGTAGATGACACTGTG CAACTGAATGATTCTTCTGTAATAATCAGTACTCTGAAGACATTCTTGGTCAGCAA GGAGAAGACAATTCCTCAGATTCTTATCTGCTACCCAGAAATGAAGTCCACAAATGATAGAGGAAAAGAGGTGATAGAGTACAATAACAAGTACTGGGTGATGCTGAGTGAAAGTGAAGGAGACCAGCTCTACCAAGAAAAGGGGTCAAGAAA GGAGGAGATGAAGTGGCGCCAATGGGCAGATGATTGGCTGGTGCACCTAATTTCCCCAAATGTGTATAGGACCCCCAGTGAGTCTCTGGCCTCCTTTGACTACATAGTACGGGAAGGCAAGTTTGGCACATTTGAGGGCTTCTTTGCCAAATATGTGGGGGCGCTTGCCATGTTCCTCATTTCAAAGAGACTGAAAAGGAG ACACAACTTGCAGGACGACGTGAGACAGGACTTGTATACGGCAGTGAATGACTGGGTGTCCGCCATTGGCAAGACCAGGAAGTTCATGGGTGGGGAGCAGCCTAACCTGGCAGACCTG GCAGTATTTGGGGTCCTCAGAGTGATGGAGGGACTGCAGTCCTTTGATGACATGATGGAGAACACCAAGGTGAAATACTGGTATCGGCGCATGGAGAGAGCTGTCCAGCATAAAGGACAAAACTGA
- the LOC133140268 gene encoding outer dense fiber protein 2-like isoform X1 produces MSQSDTRNERTTRDGLSRDAKRNNTGKLINTPSSSPPLHVHVPESTSVHVHLKKGQKTKEAKMKGDTGNHRTSVRRKERVPWIPPGKGSTRDALYKWEGPTHRLEMRPAPEPDLSQSGLRLADLSSDEEEALQGRIHQYERKIDSLMTEVGSLKNEVELRKKEQQLSASQRVIQEQEDELVEFTKELVVTEHENTRLRHSIEKMREETDLTRQETETLLQQKDLLLRKLVEAEVDGAAAAKQVSALKETVGKIKTEKRMSGADSALLGRQKDQLMQKLETFEGTNRTLRRLLRDYHGQETDLVRLWEQRDVLMKNLADAETEKVNLLVKLQDREKVVSQLAVLLETERENMKTTTELSKALESTRAHLQGRLRKKEAENNRHSVQIKSLEKTVSQQQEKVEKLKKELTEVQESLDAEKDALQQEVQMQKQRAERSEGTARHLNTQLLEKETELADALAAVESWRGRHSQEVKEKSQLEVEITVLSNQVTSLTDQLHSVEGKARAETEGLLERLHHLTSESAATRLENQRLKATQSSMEEKQGLSQSEVEQLKSSVKQYDNLVDSYKSQLHTARVEVDEYRLKLELAEKEAQEVRVELDREVEVVRRQLLGRLAELEPLPELLKRTEQQLWEAEEQLHEQEKRSSEQSSGLTELRLKVEQQGCRMDAVREKNLLLLEENKHLKQRVENLERKLEETNSQNRELVQVIAKREDTIHSSQLHLQEKSQECSVLTHRLEDALLDAQLQLDQTRDRTVSKERLAQSKVVDLEAQLSRTQAELNQLRRNKEDIERRHQTRLQDMKDRLGQSDSTNRSLQNYVEFLKASYANVFRDSALGSSILRPLSPL; encoded by the exons atGAGCCAATCGGATACAAGGAATGAGCGTACCACAAGAGATGGCTTATCAAGAGACGCGAAAAGGAACAACACG ggaaaattaattaatacacCCTCCTCATCGCCACCTCTACACGTGCATGTACCAGAGAGCACATCAGTGCATGTGCACCTGAAGAAGGGCCAGAAAACGAAAGAGGCAAAGATGAAAGGTGACACAGGAAATCACAGAACCTCCGTTAGGAGGAAAGAAAGGGTGCCCTGGATACCTCCTGGGAAGGGCTCGACACGTGACGCCCTGTACAAGTGGGAG GGGCCGACACACCGCCTAGAGATGAGGCCTGCTCCAGAGCCTGATCTTTCTCAGTCTGGGCTGCGATTGGCTGACCTCTCCAGTGATGAAGAGGAAGCACTGCAAGGCCGCATCCACCAGTATGAGAGGAAGATTGACAGCCTTATGACTGAGGTTGGCTCCCTGAAGAATGAG GTGGAATTGAGGAAAAAGGAACAGCAGCTGAGTGCCTCCCAGCGTGTAATCCAGGAACAGGAGGATGAACTGGTGGAATTCACCAAAGAGCTGGTGGTGACTGAACACGAGAACACCCGCCTCCGCCACTCTATTGAGAAGATGCGGGAAGAGACAGATTTAACCAG GCAGGAGACGGAAACACTGCTGCAGCAGAAGGACTTGCTGCTCAGGAAGCTGGTGGAGGCGGAGGTGGATGGTGCCGCAGCCGCCAAGCAAGTGTCGGCCCTGAAAGAGACCGTGGGGAAAATAAAGACT GAGAAGCGGATGTCGGGGGCAGACTCGGCCCTGCTGGGCAGGCAGAAGGACCAGCTGATGCAGAAACTGGAGACTTTCGAGGGCACAAACCGCACTCTGCGTCGTCTTCTGAGGGACTACCACGGTCAGGAG ACCGATCTTGTAAGGCTGTGGGAGCAGAGAGACGTGCTGATGAAGAATCTGGCCGACGCTGAGACAGAGAAGGTG AACCTTCTGGTGAAACTCCAAGACCGAGAGAAGGTGGTCAGTCAGCTCGCTGTCCTTTTGGAGACTGAGAGG GAGAACATGAAGACCACCACAGAGCTTTCTAAAGCACTGGAGTCCACCCGTGCTCATCTCCAGGGCCGGCTACGTAAAAAGGAGGCAGAGAATAACCGACATAGCGTCCAGATCAAA AGCCTAGAAAAGACAGTCAGTCAGCAGCAGGAAAAGGTGgagaagctgaagaaggagctgaCGGAGGTGCAGGAGAGTTTGGACGCAGAGAAAGACGCcctgcagcaggaggtgcagatgCAGAAGCAGCGGGCAGAGCGCAGCGAGGGCACAGCCAGGCATCTTAACACACAGCTTCTGGAGAAG GAGACAGAGCTGGCAGATGCCCTGGCTGCAGTGGAAAGCTGGCGTGGTCGTCACTCCCAGGAGGTGAAGGAAAAGAGCCAACTGGAGGTTGAGATTACTGTTCTCAGCAA CCAGGTGACCTCCCTGACCGATCAGCTGCACAGCGTGGAGGGCAAGGCCCGGGCTGAGACCGAGGGCCTGCTGGAGCGGCTCCATCACCTCACATCCGAGAGCGCAGCCACCAGGCTGGAGAACCAGAGGCTTAAG GCTACTCAGTCAAGCATGGAGGAAAAGCAGGGCTTATCCCAGTCAGAGGTGGAGCAGCTGAAGTCCTCAGTGAAGCAGTATGATAACTTGGTGGACAGCTATAAAAGCCAG CTGCATACGGCGCGTGTGGAGGTGGATGAGTACCGGCTGAAGCTGGAGCTGGCGGAGAAGGAGGCGCAGGAGGTGCGTGTGGAGCTGGAccgggaggtggaggtggtgcgGAGGCAGCTGCTGGGGAGGCTGGCGGAGCTGGAGCCCCTGCCCGAGCTGCTGAAGCGCACGGAGCAGCAGCTGTGGGAGGCGGAGGAGCAGCTGCACGAGCAGGAGAAGAGGAGCAGCGAGCAGAGCAGCGGCCTCACCGAACTGCGCCTGAAG gtggagcagcagggctgCCGGATGGATGCTGTTCGAGAGAAGAACCTGTTACTGCTGGAGGAGAATAAACACTTGAAGCAGAGGGTGGAGAATCTAGAAAG GAAGCTGGAGGAGACCAACTCCCAGAACCGAGAACTGGTTCAGGTGATCGCCAAGCGGGAGGACACCATCCACAGCAGCCAGCTGCACCTGCAGGAGAAGTCCCAGGAGTGCAGTGTGCTGACACACAGGCTGGAGGACGCCCTGCTTGATGCCCAGCTGCAG CTAGATCAGACCCGGGACCGGACAGTCTCCAAGGAACGGTTAGCCCAGTCTAAAGTTGTAGACCTGGAGGCCCAGCTGAGTCGCACCCAAGCCGAGCTCAACCAGCTACGTCGCAACAAAGAGGAT ATTGAGCGTCGACACCAGACCCGGCTGCAAGATATGAAGGATCGCCTGGGGCAATCTGACAGCACCAACCGAAGCCTGCAGAACTACGTGGAGTTCCTTAAGGCCTCTTACGCCAATGTTTTCCGTGACTCCGCATTGGGAAGCTCCATTCTGCGGCCCTTGTCCCCCCTTTGA
- the LOC133140268 gene encoding outer dense fiber protein 2-like isoform X2, translating into MGKLINTPSSSPPLHVHVPESTSVHVHLKKGQKTKEAKMKGDTGNHRTSVRRKERVPWIPPGKGSTRDALYKWEGPTHRLEMRPAPEPDLSQSGLRLADLSSDEEEALQGRIHQYERKIDSLMTEVGSLKNEVELRKKEQQLSASQRVIQEQEDELVEFTKELVVTEHENTRLRHSIEKMREETDLTRQETETLLQQKDLLLRKLVEAEVDGAAAAKQVSALKETVGKIKTEKRMSGADSALLGRQKDQLMQKLETFEGTNRTLRRLLRDYHGQETDLVRLWEQRDVLMKNLADAETEKVNLLVKLQDREKVVSQLAVLLETERENMKTTTELSKALESTRAHLQGRLRKKEAENNRHSVQIKSLEKTVSQQQEKVEKLKKELTEVQESLDAEKDALQQEVQMQKQRAERSEGTARHLNTQLLEKETELADALAAVESWRGRHSQEVKEKSQLEVEITVLSNQVTSLTDQLHSVEGKARAETEGLLERLHHLTSESAATRLENQRLKATQSSMEEKQGLSQSEVEQLKSSVKQYDNLVDSYKSQLHTARVEVDEYRLKLELAEKEAQEVRVELDREVEVVRRQLLGRLAELEPLPELLKRTEQQLWEAEEQLHEQEKRSSEQSSGLTELRLKVEQQGCRMDAVREKNLLLLEENKHLKQRVENLERKLEETNSQNRELVQVIAKREDTIHSSQLHLQEKSQECSVLTHRLEDALLDAQLQLDQTRDRTVSKERLAQSKVVDLEAQLSRTQAELNQLRRNKEDIERRHQTRLQDMKDRLGQSDSTNRSLQNYVEFLKASYANVFRDSALGSSILRPLSPL; encoded by the exons ATG ggaaaattaattaatacacCCTCCTCATCGCCACCTCTACACGTGCATGTACCAGAGAGCACATCAGTGCATGTGCACCTGAAGAAGGGCCAGAAAACGAAAGAGGCAAAGATGAAAGGTGACACAGGAAATCACAGAACCTCCGTTAGGAGGAAAGAAAGGGTGCCCTGGATACCTCCTGGGAAGGGCTCGACACGTGACGCCCTGTACAAGTGGGAG GGGCCGACACACCGCCTAGAGATGAGGCCTGCTCCAGAGCCTGATCTTTCTCAGTCTGGGCTGCGATTGGCTGACCTCTCCAGTGATGAAGAGGAAGCACTGCAAGGCCGCATCCACCAGTATGAGAGGAAGATTGACAGCCTTATGACTGAGGTTGGCTCCCTGAAGAATGAG GTGGAATTGAGGAAAAAGGAACAGCAGCTGAGTGCCTCCCAGCGTGTAATCCAGGAACAGGAGGATGAACTGGTGGAATTCACCAAAGAGCTGGTGGTGACTGAACACGAGAACACCCGCCTCCGCCACTCTATTGAGAAGATGCGGGAAGAGACAGATTTAACCAG GCAGGAGACGGAAACACTGCTGCAGCAGAAGGACTTGCTGCTCAGGAAGCTGGTGGAGGCGGAGGTGGATGGTGCCGCAGCCGCCAAGCAAGTGTCGGCCCTGAAAGAGACCGTGGGGAAAATAAAGACT GAGAAGCGGATGTCGGGGGCAGACTCGGCCCTGCTGGGCAGGCAGAAGGACCAGCTGATGCAGAAACTGGAGACTTTCGAGGGCACAAACCGCACTCTGCGTCGTCTTCTGAGGGACTACCACGGTCAGGAG ACCGATCTTGTAAGGCTGTGGGAGCAGAGAGACGTGCTGATGAAGAATCTGGCCGACGCTGAGACAGAGAAGGTG AACCTTCTGGTGAAACTCCAAGACCGAGAGAAGGTGGTCAGTCAGCTCGCTGTCCTTTTGGAGACTGAGAGG GAGAACATGAAGACCACCACAGAGCTTTCTAAAGCACTGGAGTCCACCCGTGCTCATCTCCAGGGCCGGCTACGTAAAAAGGAGGCAGAGAATAACCGACATAGCGTCCAGATCAAA AGCCTAGAAAAGACAGTCAGTCAGCAGCAGGAAAAGGTGgagaagctgaagaaggagctgaCGGAGGTGCAGGAGAGTTTGGACGCAGAGAAAGACGCcctgcagcaggaggtgcagatgCAGAAGCAGCGGGCAGAGCGCAGCGAGGGCACAGCCAGGCATCTTAACACACAGCTTCTGGAGAAG GAGACAGAGCTGGCAGATGCCCTGGCTGCAGTGGAAAGCTGGCGTGGTCGTCACTCCCAGGAGGTGAAGGAAAAGAGCCAACTGGAGGTTGAGATTACTGTTCTCAGCAA CCAGGTGACCTCCCTGACCGATCAGCTGCACAGCGTGGAGGGCAAGGCCCGGGCTGAGACCGAGGGCCTGCTGGAGCGGCTCCATCACCTCACATCCGAGAGCGCAGCCACCAGGCTGGAGAACCAGAGGCTTAAG GCTACTCAGTCAAGCATGGAGGAAAAGCAGGGCTTATCCCAGTCAGAGGTGGAGCAGCTGAAGTCCTCAGTGAAGCAGTATGATAACTTGGTGGACAGCTATAAAAGCCAG CTGCATACGGCGCGTGTGGAGGTGGATGAGTACCGGCTGAAGCTGGAGCTGGCGGAGAAGGAGGCGCAGGAGGTGCGTGTGGAGCTGGAccgggaggtggaggtggtgcgGAGGCAGCTGCTGGGGAGGCTGGCGGAGCTGGAGCCCCTGCCCGAGCTGCTGAAGCGCACGGAGCAGCAGCTGTGGGAGGCGGAGGAGCAGCTGCACGAGCAGGAGAAGAGGAGCAGCGAGCAGAGCAGCGGCCTCACCGAACTGCGCCTGAAG gtggagcagcagggctgCCGGATGGATGCTGTTCGAGAGAAGAACCTGTTACTGCTGGAGGAGAATAAACACTTGAAGCAGAGGGTGGAGAATCTAGAAAG GAAGCTGGAGGAGACCAACTCCCAGAACCGAGAACTGGTTCAGGTGATCGCCAAGCGGGAGGACACCATCCACAGCAGCCAGCTGCACCTGCAGGAGAAGTCCCAGGAGTGCAGTGTGCTGACACACAGGCTGGAGGACGCCCTGCTTGATGCCCAGCTGCAG CTAGATCAGACCCGGGACCGGACAGTCTCCAAGGAACGGTTAGCCCAGTCTAAAGTTGTAGACCTGGAGGCCCAGCTGAGTCGCACCCAAGCCGAGCTCAACCAGCTACGTCGCAACAAAGAGGAT ATTGAGCGTCGACACCAGACCCGGCTGCAAGATATGAAGGATCGCCTGGGGCAATCTGACAGCACCAACCGAAGCCTGCAGAACTACGTGGAGTTCCTTAAGGCCTCTTACGCCAATGTTTTCCGTGACTCCGCATTGGGAAGCTCCATTCTGCGGCCCTTGTCCCCCCTTTGA
- the LOC133140268 gene encoding outer dense fiber protein 2-like isoform X3, giving the protein MKGDTGNHRTSVRRKERVPWIPPGKGSTRDALYKWEGPTHRLEMRPAPEPDLSQSGLRLADLSSDEEEALQGRIHQYERKIDSLMTEVGSLKNEVELRKKEQQLSASQRVIQEQEDELVEFTKELVVTEHENTRLRHSIEKMREETDLTRQETETLLQQKDLLLRKLVEAEVDGAAAAKQVSALKETVGKIKTEKRMSGADSALLGRQKDQLMQKLETFEGTNRTLRRLLRDYHGQETDLVRLWEQRDVLMKNLADAETEKVNLLVKLQDREKVVSQLAVLLETERENMKTTTELSKALESTRAHLQGRLRKKEAENNRHSVQIKSLEKTVSQQQEKVEKLKKELTEVQESLDAEKDALQQEVQMQKQRAERSEGTARHLNTQLLEKETELADALAAVESWRGRHSQEVKEKSQLEVEITVLSNQVTSLTDQLHSVEGKARAETEGLLERLHHLTSESAATRLENQRLKATQSSMEEKQGLSQSEVEQLKSSVKQYDNLVDSYKSQLHTARVEVDEYRLKLELAEKEAQEVRVELDREVEVVRRQLLGRLAELEPLPELLKRTEQQLWEAEEQLHEQEKRSSEQSSGLTELRLKVEQQGCRMDAVREKNLLLLEENKHLKQRVENLERKLEETNSQNRELVQVIAKREDTIHSSQLHLQEKSQECSVLTHRLEDALLDAQLQLDQTRDRTVSKERLAQSKVVDLEAQLSRTQAELNQLRRNKEDIERRHQTRLQDMKDRLGQSDSTNRSLQNYVEFLKASYANVFRDSALGSSILRPLSPL; this is encoded by the exons ATGAAAGGTGACACAGGAAATCACAGAACCTCCGTTAGGAGGAAAGAAAGGGTGCCCTGGATACCTCCTGGGAAGGGCTCGACACGTGACGCCCTGTACAAGTGGGAG GGGCCGACACACCGCCTAGAGATGAGGCCTGCTCCAGAGCCTGATCTTTCTCAGTCTGGGCTGCGATTGGCTGACCTCTCCAGTGATGAAGAGGAAGCACTGCAAGGCCGCATCCACCAGTATGAGAGGAAGATTGACAGCCTTATGACTGAGGTTGGCTCCCTGAAGAATGAG GTGGAATTGAGGAAAAAGGAACAGCAGCTGAGTGCCTCCCAGCGTGTAATCCAGGAACAGGAGGATGAACTGGTGGAATTCACCAAAGAGCTGGTGGTGACTGAACACGAGAACACCCGCCTCCGCCACTCTATTGAGAAGATGCGGGAAGAGACAGATTTAACCAG GCAGGAGACGGAAACACTGCTGCAGCAGAAGGACTTGCTGCTCAGGAAGCTGGTGGAGGCGGAGGTGGATGGTGCCGCAGCCGCCAAGCAAGTGTCGGCCCTGAAAGAGACCGTGGGGAAAATAAAGACT GAGAAGCGGATGTCGGGGGCAGACTCGGCCCTGCTGGGCAGGCAGAAGGACCAGCTGATGCAGAAACTGGAGACTTTCGAGGGCACAAACCGCACTCTGCGTCGTCTTCTGAGGGACTACCACGGTCAGGAG ACCGATCTTGTAAGGCTGTGGGAGCAGAGAGACGTGCTGATGAAGAATCTGGCCGACGCTGAGACAGAGAAGGTG AACCTTCTGGTGAAACTCCAAGACCGAGAGAAGGTGGTCAGTCAGCTCGCTGTCCTTTTGGAGACTGAGAGG GAGAACATGAAGACCACCACAGAGCTTTCTAAAGCACTGGAGTCCACCCGTGCTCATCTCCAGGGCCGGCTACGTAAAAAGGAGGCAGAGAATAACCGACATAGCGTCCAGATCAAA AGCCTAGAAAAGACAGTCAGTCAGCAGCAGGAAAAGGTGgagaagctgaagaaggagctgaCGGAGGTGCAGGAGAGTTTGGACGCAGAGAAAGACGCcctgcagcaggaggtgcagatgCAGAAGCAGCGGGCAGAGCGCAGCGAGGGCACAGCCAGGCATCTTAACACACAGCTTCTGGAGAAG GAGACAGAGCTGGCAGATGCCCTGGCTGCAGTGGAAAGCTGGCGTGGTCGTCACTCCCAGGAGGTGAAGGAAAAGAGCCAACTGGAGGTTGAGATTACTGTTCTCAGCAA CCAGGTGACCTCCCTGACCGATCAGCTGCACAGCGTGGAGGGCAAGGCCCGGGCTGAGACCGAGGGCCTGCTGGAGCGGCTCCATCACCTCACATCCGAGAGCGCAGCCACCAGGCTGGAGAACCAGAGGCTTAAG GCTACTCAGTCAAGCATGGAGGAAAAGCAGGGCTTATCCCAGTCAGAGGTGGAGCAGCTGAAGTCCTCAGTGAAGCAGTATGATAACTTGGTGGACAGCTATAAAAGCCAG CTGCATACGGCGCGTGTGGAGGTGGATGAGTACCGGCTGAAGCTGGAGCTGGCGGAGAAGGAGGCGCAGGAGGTGCGTGTGGAGCTGGAccgggaggtggaggtggtgcgGAGGCAGCTGCTGGGGAGGCTGGCGGAGCTGGAGCCCCTGCCCGAGCTGCTGAAGCGCACGGAGCAGCAGCTGTGGGAGGCGGAGGAGCAGCTGCACGAGCAGGAGAAGAGGAGCAGCGAGCAGAGCAGCGGCCTCACCGAACTGCGCCTGAAG gtggagcagcagggctgCCGGATGGATGCTGTTCGAGAGAAGAACCTGTTACTGCTGGAGGAGAATAAACACTTGAAGCAGAGGGTGGAGAATCTAGAAAG GAAGCTGGAGGAGACCAACTCCCAGAACCGAGAACTGGTTCAGGTGATCGCCAAGCGGGAGGACACCATCCACAGCAGCCAGCTGCACCTGCAGGAGAAGTCCCAGGAGTGCAGTGTGCTGACACACAGGCTGGAGGACGCCCTGCTTGATGCCCAGCTGCAG CTAGATCAGACCCGGGACCGGACAGTCTCCAAGGAACGGTTAGCCCAGTCTAAAGTTGTAGACCTGGAGGCCCAGCTGAGTCGCACCCAAGCCGAGCTCAACCAGCTACGTCGCAACAAAGAGGAT ATTGAGCGTCGACACCAGACCCGGCTGCAAGATATGAAGGATCGCCTGGGGCAATCTGACAGCACCAACCGAAGCCTGCAGAACTACGTGGAGTTCCTTAAGGCCTCTTACGCCAATGTTTTCCGTGACTCCGCATTGGGAAGCTCCATTCTGCGGCCCTTGTCCCCCCTTTGA